The DNA region TCCACCTTGATGACGTCCGCGCCGTGGTCGGCCAGCAACTGGGCGCAATAAGGCCCGGCAAGCACGCGCGAAACATCGATGATCCGCACGCCACGCAAGGCGCCGAAGAGAGAAGAAGTCGTCATGGATGGCATTCCGCAATGGGTCAGGCTGTCGCCAGGGGTTCGAGCACGGCGAGCAGCGCGCGCGCATTGGCCTGGTCGCCGGCCTGGACCAGCACCCGCTGGACCACGCCGTCGAAAGGCGCGACGTGCTGCGTCTGCATCTTCATGGCCTCGGTAATGGCGACCACGTCGCCGCGCGCAACGCGGTCGCCCTCCGCCGCGCGCACCTCGATGACGCGGCTGCTCGTGGCGGCGCGCAATTCTCCGTTGGCGTCGTCGTCCGCCCCGTCGGTTCGCGCCGACAGGCTCACGTCCTGGAAGCGGCGCGCAACGCCGTCGCGGTGCAGATGCAGCACGTCGCCCGCGCGGACGTAGACGGCGCGGCCCGCGACGCCATCCAACAGATAGGAAACCTGTCCCGCCGCATCGTCGCCGACGGTCTCATCGAGCAAGGCGATCTCCAGCGCCGCATCGTCCCCGGACACCCGATAGACGCAGTTCTCCCGCAGAACACGGACGGCCACGGCGTCCCCCTCCTCGCCCTCGCGCAATGCCAGCAGCGCCGGCAAGCGGCGCGACGGAATGTCGCGCATGCCGCCGGGGTGGCTCAGCAGCGCGGCGGCCAGGGCCGTGTCCTGCCACAGGCGGGCCGGGTCGGGCGCCGTCAATGCCGCGTAATGCCGCGCGATGAAGCCCGTGTCCGACGCCCCCGCGGCGAACGCGGGATGCGCCAAGCAGCGTCCCAGGAACTCGAGATTGGTGCGCACCCCCAGCACGACGGTCTCGCGCAAGGCCGCCCGCATCCGCCGGATGGCGGTGTCGCGGTCCGCGGCGTGCACCACCAGCTTGGCGAACATCGAGTCGTAATAGGGGGAAATCTCGTCGCCGGAACGGATACCGGATTCGACGCGGACCTCGCGCGGCGCGCGCCATAGCGCGACCACGCCGCTCTGCGGCATGAAATCCGCGGCGCCGTCCTCCGCGCAAAGGCGGACCTCGATCGCATGCCCCTCCAGGCGGATATCTTCCTGGCGCAAGGCCAGGGGCTGCCCCATCGCGATCTCGAACTGCAGCGCCACCAGGTCCAGGCCCGTGATGGCCTCGGTCACGGGATGCTCGACCTGCAATCGGGTGTTCATCTCCATGAAGTAGAACTCGCCGTTGCCGTCCAGCAGGAACTCCAGCGTTCCCACGCCCTCATAAGCGATGGCCTTGACCGCGGCGACCGCCGCGCGCCCCATGGCGGCGCGCGTCCGCGCGTCGATGCCCGGACCCGGCGCCTCCTCGATCACCTTCTGGTGGCGGCGCTGGATCGAGCAATCGCGTTCGCCCAGGTGTATCGCGTGCCCGTAGCGGTCGGCAACCACCTGGATCTCGATATGGCGCGGCTGCTGCACGGCTCGCTCGATGATGACGGCGGCGCTGCCGAAGGCGCTCAGCGCTTCGGACTGGGCGGCGCGCAGCGCCTCGGCGAACAGATGCCGTTCGAACACCACGCGCATGCCGCGGCCGCCCCCGCCCGCCGTGGCCTTGATCATGACCGGATAGCCGATGCGGTCGGCCTCCGCCCGCAGGGTCTCGGCCGACTGCTCCGCGCCTTCGTAGCCGGGCACGCAGGGGACGTCCGCGGCGCGCATCAGGCGCTTGGCGTTGGCCTTGTCGCCCATATCGCGGATGGCCTTGGGCGACGGGCCGATGAAGATCAGGCCCGCGTCCGCGCACGCGGCGGCGAAGGCGGCGTTTTCCGCCAGGAAGCCGTAGCCGGGATGGATCGCATCGGCGCCGCTGCGCCGGGCGGCGTCGATGATCGCGTCGATATTCAGATAAGACGCGGCCGGCGCGGACTCGCCGATGCAGACGGACTGGTCCGCGGCCTGGACGTGCGCGGCGCGCATGTCCGCGCGCGAGTACACCGCGACCGTCGCGATGCCCATGCGGCGCGCGGTGCGCATGATACGCAGCGCGATCTCGCCGCGGTTGGCGACGAGCACTTTCTGGATAGGGGAATGATCGTTCATGATGGCGACGAAGACGGTTCAGGGACGGGCCACGGAGAACTGCATGGGCTGGACCTCGCGCCGCCGCGCATCGCGGCACAGGCGCAAGGTCCATGCGAGCACGGCGCGCGTATCGCGCGGGTCGATGACGCCGTCGTCGAGCAGGCGCGCGCTCGTCGCGAACACGTCCATCTGGCTCTGGAAGTTGCCCACGATGCTGTCGCGCAGGCTGGCCATCCGCTGTTCGTCCACGGGCTTGCCCTCGCGCTCGAGCTTGGCGCGGGTCACCGTGGTCATGGTGAGCGCCGCCTGTTCGGGCCCCATGATGGCGCAGCGCGCATTGGGCCAGGAAAAGCAGAAACTCGGGTCGAACGCGCGGCCGCACATGGCGTAATGCCCGGCGCCGAACGAGGCGCCGCAGAACAACGTGATCTGCGGCACCGTGGCGTTGGTGATGGCCTGGATCATCTTCGACCCGTGCTTGATGCTGCCGGCCTCCTCGTAGGCGCGCCCC from Bordetella genomosp. 10 includes:
- a CDS encoding acetyl/propionyl/methylcrotonyl-CoA carboxylase subunit alpha; protein product: MNDHSPIQKVLVANRGEIALRIMRTARRMGIATVAVYSRADMRAAHVQAADQSVCIGESAPAASYLNIDAIIDAARRSGADAIHPGYGFLAENAAFAAACADAGLIFIGPSPKAIRDMGDKANAKRLMRAADVPCVPGYEGAEQSAETLRAEADRIGYPVMIKATAGGGGRGMRVVFERHLFAEALRAAQSEALSAFGSAAVIIERAVQQPRHIEIQVVADRYGHAIHLGERDCSIQRRHQKVIEEAPGPGIDARTRAAMGRAAVAAVKAIAYEGVGTLEFLLDGNGEFYFMEMNTRLQVEHPVTEAITGLDLVALQFEIAMGQPLALRQEDIRLEGHAIEVRLCAEDGAADFMPQSGVVALWRAPREVRVESGIRSGDEISPYYDSMFAKLVVHAADRDTAIRRMRAALRETVVLGVRTNLEFLGRCLAHPAFAAGASDTGFIARHYAALTAPDPARLWQDTALAAALLSHPGGMRDIPSRRLPALLALREGEEGDAVAVRVLRENCVYRVSGDDAALEIALLDETVGDDAAGQVSYLLDGVAGRAVYVRAGDVLHLHRDGVARRFQDVSLSARTDGADDDANGELRAATSSRVIEVRAAEGDRVARGDVVAITEAMKMQTQHVAPFDGVVQRVLVQAGDQANARALLAVLEPLATA